In Prunus dulcis chromosome 1, ALMONDv2, whole genome shotgun sequence, the following are encoded in one genomic region:
- the LOC117616638 gene encoding uncharacterized protein LOC117616638 isoform X1, with protein MAGAHCATFPFLTPPICSAAKPTKPILSASIALPSKPTRRKNYLRPKILKTLAEPDPPPRTPLLPEQPLTSPVIPIESPVTQYENDSNLERSSDQGDVVAGEVNKVEEFSVSETTPEYNGIVGKLSAKSVLKFGAYLVGAYLFQAFFTVWLLGNDNPDEENRKSKSSGLSLSKGKVLNTNVGSGLSNVVYLDELQLDEKIEEIRAMAREARKQEQKEGKGNVGDEDDVIDESSMPRNRIGIEKEVGERLLKLHNRLNSKREKLQGPYVKDFGKHENSEDENLKEGEGGLMFKKKLKFKAEAKRSPKGFGGLDEHDENRPELDFERSVSETLEEEPKLLQDDGNHLDKGTGKMDSGKDIGVGTTESKNGTVQRTRRGRSSEGVKSKKSRELGKKKSRLKKEVHETTIKSGDHVNGSSRHKEAGKERVPNKVSGNRSKNEIDPWWLDLPYVLVILMRRGSGSEGQGGLYTLKFSSQPQNQRDSSYTVAFEDRADANNFCFLLESLFEDLGDFSADIAPLPNKELREAIKSDNMKVIFVKKGQLPLYAGQPFEEVEMALRSLVEHD; from the exons ATGGCGGGTGCGCATTGCGCCACCTTCCCTTTCCTCACGCCTCCAATCTGCTCCGCCGCCAAACCAACCAAACCCATCCTATCAGCCTCGATTGCCCTACCATCAAAGCCCACACGACGGAAAAACTATCTGCGCCCGAAAATCCTCAAAACCCTAGCTGAACCCGACCCGCCACCCAGAACCCCTCTCCTTCCCGAACAACCCCTAACAAGCCCCGTAATTCCCATTGAGTCCCCCGTAACCCAATATGAAAACGACTCTAATCTCGAGCGTAGCTCCGACCAAGGCGACGTCGTTGCCGGAGAAGTCAATAAGGTCGAGGAATTCAGCGTATCTGAGACGACCCCGGAGTATAATGGCATTGTTGGTAAATTATCTGCGAAGTCTGTCCTTAAATTTGGGGCGTATTTGGTTGGGGCTTATTTGTTTCAGGCGTTTTTTACTGTTTGGCTATTGGGAAATGACAATCCTGAtgaggaaaataggaaatccAAGAGTTCAGGTTTAAGTTTATCCAAAGGGAAAGTTTTGAATACAAATGTTGGGTCTGGATTGAGCAATGTGGTTTATTTGGATGAGCTCCAGTTGGATgagaaaatagaagaaattAGAGCAATGGCAAGGGAAGCGCGAAAGCAAGAGCAAAAGGAAGGGAAGGGAAATGTTGGTGACGAAGATGATGTTATTGATGAAAGTTCGATGCCAAGGAATAGAATCGGTATTGAAAAAGAAGTCGGGGAGCGGTTGCTTAAGTTGCACAATAGGTTGAATTCTAAAAGGGAGAAGTTACAGGGTCCATATGTGAAAGACTTTGGAAAGCATGAGAATAGTGAAGATGAGAATTTGAAAGAGGGGGAAGGGGGATTGATGTTTAAGAAAAAGCTTAAATTTAAGGCTGAGGCGAAAAGAAGTCCCAAGGGATTTGGAGGTTTGGATGAGCATGATGAAAACCGGCCAGAGTTGGATTTCGAACGAAGTGTTTCTGAGACTTTGGAGGAAGAACCCAAATTGTTGCAAGATGATGGGAACCATTTGGACAAAGGAACTGGAAAAATGGATAGTGGAAAGGACATAGGAGTTGGAACTACTGAATCAAAGAATG GTACCGTCCAGAGGACAAGACGAGGGAGGTCATCTGAAGGAGTAAAGTCAAAAAAATCAAGAGAGTTGGGGAAGAAAAAGTCTCGCTTGAAGAAAGAAGTCCACGAAACTACCATAAAATCTGGTGATCATGTAAATGGCAGTTCAAGACACAAAGAAGCTGGAAAGGAACGAGTGCCTAACAAAGTCAGTGGCAATAGATCGAAGAATGAGATTGATCCATGGTGGTTGGATCTTCCTTATGTTTTG GTTATTCTGATGCGGAGAGGTTCTGGTAGTGAGGGGCAAGGAGGACTTTATACCTTAAAGTTCAGTTCTCAGCCCCAAAACCAGAGAGATTCTTCATATACTGTTGCTTTCGAGGACCGTGCTGATGCCAATAACTTCTGTTTCCTATTGGAGTCTCTTTTTGAAGATCTGGGTGATTTCAGTGCTGATATTGCTCCTTTGCCAAACAAA GAACTTCGTGAAGCAATAAAATCAGATAACATGAAGGTAATATTTGTGAAAAAGGGGCAGCTTCCGCTGTATGCCGGGCAACCTTTTGAAGAAGTTGAGATGGCTTTGCGCTCTTTGGTTGAACATGattga
- the LOC117616813 gene encoding pentatricopeptide repeat-containing protein At3g06920 — translation MLLRKQGIRHFHLNCCNIYTFSKRFSSLPNGPSSEHDRKVVSSMDRVSCDNSRKVEGVRQVVDDVCQVLEGRPWGPTLENALSMLDNKPQSESVIGVLRRLKDVGLAFNYFRWCERQTDQAHCPEAYNSLLMVMARSRNFNFLEQVLEEMSIAGIGPFNNVCIELVVSCVKSQKLREAFNLLQTMRKFKFRPAFSAYTTLIGALSTVPESDLMLTLFHQMQEIGYEVTVHLFTTIIRVFAKEGRVDAALSLLDEMKSNSFNADVVLYNVCIDCFGKVGKVDMAWKFFHEMRMHGMVPDDVTYTSMIGVLCKAERLGEAVELFEEMDVNRKVPCVYAYNTMIMGYGSAGRFEEAYSLFERQKRKGCIPSVIAYNCVLTCLGKKGRVEEALRIFDEMKKDAAPNLPTYNILIDMLCKAGNLEAALRVRDAMKEAGLYPNVMTVNIMIDRLCKAQKLDDACSIFEGMDHKVCTPDAVTFCSLIDGLGKQGKVDNAYRLYEKMLDSDQIPNAIVYTSLIRNFFRCGRKEDGHKIYKEMVRRGCSPDLMLLNTYMDCVFKAGEIDKGRFLFEEIKAQGFIPDVRSYSILIHGLVKACLAHETYELFHAMKDQGCVLDTRAYNAIIDGFCKCGKVNKAYQLLEEMKTKGHQPTVVTYGSVIDGLAKIDRLDEAYMLFEEAKSKGVELNVIIYSSLVDGFGKVGRIDEAYLIMEELMQKGLAPNVYTYNCLLDALVKAGEIDEAIVCFQSMKDLKCTPNHVTYSILINGLCRVRKFNKAFVYWQEMKKQGLQPNTITYTTMISGLAKAGNIRDASGLFERFKASGGILDSASYNAMIEGLSSGNRAMEAYALFEETRQKGCHIHTKTCVVLLDALHKAECLEQAAIVGAVLRETAKSQHASRSW, via the exons ATGCTCCTAAGAAAACAAG GAATACGCCATTTTCATTTGAACTGCTGTAACATTTACACTTTTTCAAAAAGGTTTTCATCCTTGCCAAATGGGCCTTCTTCTGAACATGATAGGAAAGTTGTTTCCTCCATGGATAGGGTTAGTTGCGATAATTCGAGAAAAGTTGAGGGTGTGAGACAAgtagttgatgatgtgtgccAAGTATTGGAGGGCCGTCCTTGGGGACCTACCCTTGAGAATGCTTTATCAATGCTTGACAACAAACCTCAATCAGAATCAGTTATTGGAGTCTTAAGGAGACTGAAAGATGTAGGTCTagcatttaattattttcgGTGGTGTGAGAGACAAACTGACCAAGCACATTGTCCCGAAGCATACAATTCACTTCTCATGGTCATGGCTAGGAGtagaaattttaatttcttggaACAGGTCCTGGAAGAAATGAGTATTGCAGGAATTGGCCCATTTAATAACGTATGTATTGAGTTAGTTGTGAGCTGTGTCAAGTCACAGAAGCTGAGAGAAGCTTTCAATCTATTGCAAACCATGAGGAAGTTCAAATTCCGCCCAGCATTTTCAGCCTATACAACTCTAATTGGAGCTTTGTCTACAGTTCCTGAATCTGATCTCATGCTGACTCTCTTTCATCAAATGCAGGAGATAGGTTATGAAGTTACTGTGCATTTATTTACAACTATTATTCGTGTATTTGCCAAGGAAGGCCGAGTTGATGCTGCTCTCTCCTTGTTGGATGAGATGAAGAGCAACTCTTTTAATGCGGATGTTGTTCTTTATAACGTCTGTATAGACTGCTTTGGTAAAGTCGGTAAGGTGGATATGGCCTGGAAATTCTTTCATGAAATGAGAATGCATGGCATGGTGCCTGATGATGTGACATATACTAGCATGATAGGAGTTCTCTGCAAAGCTGAGAGACTAGGTGAAGCGGTGGAGTTATTTGAGGAGATGGATGTGAATAGGAAAGTACCTTGTGTGTATGCGTATAACACCATGATCATGGGCTATGGTTCTGCTGGAAGGTTTGAGGAAGCATACAGCTTATTTGAGaggcaaaaaagaaaggggtGCATTCCGAGTGTGATTGCATATAATTGTGTTCTCACTTGCCTAGGGAAGAAGGGAAGAGTAGAAGAAGCGTTAAGGATTTTTGATGAGATGAAGAAAGATGCAGCTCCCAATCTTCCAACTTATAACATTCTAATAGACATGCTTTGCAAGGCAGGTAACCTCGAGGCTGCTCTGCGTGTTCGGGATGCCATGAAAGAAGCTGGTTTATATCCTAATGTTATGACTGTAAACATTATGATTGATCGACTCTGTAAAGCTCAGAAACTTGATGATGCTTGTTCTATCTTTGAAGGAATGGATCACAAAGTTTGCACACCAGATGCAGTTACGTTTTGTTCTCTTATAGATGGCTTGGGTAAACAAGGAAAGGTAGATAATGCCTACAGGCTTTATGAGAAGATGCTGGATTCTGATCAGATTCCAAATGCTATTGTATATACATCCCTCATCAGGAACTTCTTCAGGTGTGGTAGAAAGGAGGATGGTCacaaaatatacaaagaaatGGTGCGTAGGGGCTGTTCTCCTGATCTGATGCTTCTTAACACCTATATGGATTGTGTTTTCAAGGCTGGTGAAATTGACAAAGGTAGATTTTTGTTTGAGGAGATAAAGGCTCAAGGATTCATTCCGGATGTGCGGAGCTATTCAATCTTAATTCATGGCCTTGTAAAAGCATGTTTGGCGCATGAAACCTATGAATTATTTCATGCGATGAAGGATCAAGGCTGTGTATTGGACACCCGTGCTTACAATGCCATCATTGATGGATTCTGCAAATGTGGAAAGGTGAATAAAGCATACCAGCTGCTGGAGGAAATGAAAACTAAGGGTCACCAGCCCACAGTTGTTACTTATGGTTCTGTCATTGACGGGCTTGCCAAGATTGACAGACTTGATGAAGCATACATGCTTTTTGAAGAAGCAAAGTCAAAAGGAGTAGAATTGAATGTAATTATTTATAGTAGTCTTGTTGATGGGTTTGGGAAGGTGGGTAGAATTGATGAAGCATATCTAATCATGGAAGAGCTAATGCAGAAGGGTTTGGCACCTAATGTTTACACATATAATTGCTTGCTTGATGCACTTGTGAAAGCTGGTGAAATTGATGAAGCCATTGTTTGCTTTCAATCCATGAAAGACTTGAAATGTACACCCAACCATGTAACTTATAGCATTCTCATAAATGGTCTTTGTAGAGTTAgaaaattcaataaggctttTGTGTACTGGCAAGAGATGAAGAAACAAGGGTTACAGCCCAACACAATTACCTACACCACCATGATATCCGGACTTGCAAAGGCTGGGAACATAAGAGATGCTAGTGGGCTTTTTGAGAGGTTTAAAGCCAGTGGTGGCATTCTCGATTCTGCTAGTTATAATGCTATGATAGAAGGATTAAGTAGCGGAAATAGGGCAATGGAAGCATATGCACTTTTTGAGGAAACTCGGCAGAAAGGTTGTCATATTCATACCAAGACATGTGTTGTTCTGTTGGATGCCTTGCACAAGGCTGAATGCCTTGAGCAGGCAGCAATTGTCGGTGCTGTGCTTAGGGAAACTGCAAAGTCTCAACATGCTTCAAGGTCATGGTAA
- the LOC117614339 gene encoding TOG array regulator of axonemal microtubules protein 2, which yields MAMALRPIDNALPTTPERPKKQTKVPVSIQKQPEFGVNDENQAPLPAATIDATIDYISSENLKPISDPDFKILSLNEGLDSKDWVKVCESLNNVRRFALYHSALLVPTLEKVMVVMVKAMKNPRSALCKTSIMASFDIFKAFGDSLFDSATSAAFDQLLLQLLLKASQDKRFVCEEADRTLNTMVQSLTPLPLLQKLRAYASHANPRVRAKAAVSVSACVSKMGLEGMKDYGLVSLVKMAADLLNDRLPEAREAARGIVLSVYNAYTENEEEKQEIWLNFCQSNLTPIHAQSMVKITSSQ from the exons ATGGCTATGGCTCTCAGGCCCATCGATAATGCTCTTCCAACCACACCAGAAAGGCCGAAAAAGCAAACCAAAGTTCCTGTTTCAATCCAAAAGCAACCCGAGTTTGGGGTCAATGATGAAAACCAGGCTCCACTTCCTGCAGCAACCATTGATGCCACCATTGATTATATCTCTTCTGAGAATCTCAAACCCATCTCAGACCCTGATTTCAAGATTCTG AGCTTGAATGAGGGATTAGATTCAAAGGATTGGGTGAAGGTGTGCGAGTCTCTGAACAATGTTAGGCGTTTTGCACTCTATCACTCTGCCCTTTTGGTTCCTACTCT AGAGAAAGTTATGGTGGTGATGGTTAAGGCAATGAAGAATCCCAGAAGTGCTTTATGCAAGACATCCATTATGGCGTCGTTTGATATCTTTAAGGCCTTTGGTGACAGTTTATTTGACTCTGCCACCTCTGCTGCATTTGATCAATTG CTGCTGCAACTGCTGCTGAAAGCGTCTCAAGACAAACGGTTTGTGTGCGAAGAAGCAGATAGGACCCTGAACACAATGGTGCAGTCTTTGACTCCTCTGCCTCTGCTTCAAAAGCTTAGAGCCTATGCTTCCCATGCCAACCCCCGAGTCAGAGCCAAAGCTGCCGTTTCCGTCTCAGCTTGTGTCTCTAAGATG GGGCTTGAAGGAATGAAGGATTATGGGCTGGTCTCTTTGGTTAAAATGGCTGCAGATTTGTTGAATGATAGGCTGCCGGAGGCAAGGGAAGCGGCACGGGGTATTGTGCTTTCGGTGTACAATGCCTATACAGAGAATGAAGAGGAGAAACAAGAGATATGGCTAAACTTTTGCCAGTCTAATTTGACACCAATTCATGCTCAGTCCATGGTCAAAATTACTTCTTCTCAGTAG
- the LOC117616638 gene encoding uncharacterized protein LOC117616638 isoform X2, whose protein sequence is MAGAHCATFPFLTPPICSAAKPTKPILSASIALPSKPTRRKNYLRPKILKTLAEPDPPPRTPLLPEQPLTSPVIPIESPVTQYENDSNLERSSDQGDVVAGEVNKVEEFSVSETTPEYNGIVGKLSAKSVLKFGAYLVGAYLFQAFFTVWLLGNDNPDEENRKSKSSGLSLSKGKVLNTNVGSGLSNVVYLDELQLDEKIEEIRAMAREARKQEQKEGKGNVGDEDDVIDESSMPRNRIGIEKEVGERLLKLHNRLNSKREKLQGPYVKDFGKHENSEDENLKEGEGGLMFKKKLKFKAEAKRSPKGFGGLDEHDENRPELDFERSVSETLEEEPKLLQDDGNHLDKGTGKMDSGKDIGVGTTESKNGTVQRTRRGRSSEGVKSKKSRELGKKKSRLKKEVHETTIKSGDHVNGSSRHKEAGKERVPNKVSGNRSKNEIDPWWLDLPYVLYVSHARLF, encoded by the exons ATGGCGGGTGCGCATTGCGCCACCTTCCCTTTCCTCACGCCTCCAATCTGCTCCGCCGCCAAACCAACCAAACCCATCCTATCAGCCTCGATTGCCCTACCATCAAAGCCCACACGACGGAAAAACTATCTGCGCCCGAAAATCCTCAAAACCCTAGCTGAACCCGACCCGCCACCCAGAACCCCTCTCCTTCCCGAACAACCCCTAACAAGCCCCGTAATTCCCATTGAGTCCCCCGTAACCCAATATGAAAACGACTCTAATCTCGAGCGTAGCTCCGACCAAGGCGACGTCGTTGCCGGAGAAGTCAATAAGGTCGAGGAATTCAGCGTATCTGAGACGACCCCGGAGTATAATGGCATTGTTGGTAAATTATCTGCGAAGTCTGTCCTTAAATTTGGGGCGTATTTGGTTGGGGCTTATTTGTTTCAGGCGTTTTTTACTGTTTGGCTATTGGGAAATGACAATCCTGAtgaggaaaataggaaatccAAGAGTTCAGGTTTAAGTTTATCCAAAGGGAAAGTTTTGAATACAAATGTTGGGTCTGGATTGAGCAATGTGGTTTATTTGGATGAGCTCCAGTTGGATgagaaaatagaagaaattAGAGCAATGGCAAGGGAAGCGCGAAAGCAAGAGCAAAAGGAAGGGAAGGGAAATGTTGGTGACGAAGATGATGTTATTGATGAAAGTTCGATGCCAAGGAATAGAATCGGTATTGAAAAAGAAGTCGGGGAGCGGTTGCTTAAGTTGCACAATAGGTTGAATTCTAAAAGGGAGAAGTTACAGGGTCCATATGTGAAAGACTTTGGAAAGCATGAGAATAGTGAAGATGAGAATTTGAAAGAGGGGGAAGGGGGATTGATGTTTAAGAAAAAGCTTAAATTTAAGGCTGAGGCGAAAAGAAGTCCCAAGGGATTTGGAGGTTTGGATGAGCATGATGAAAACCGGCCAGAGTTGGATTTCGAACGAAGTGTTTCTGAGACTTTGGAGGAAGAACCCAAATTGTTGCAAGATGATGGGAACCATTTGGACAAAGGAACTGGAAAAATGGATAGTGGAAAGGACATAGGAGTTGGAACTACTGAATCAAAGAATG GTACCGTCCAGAGGACAAGACGAGGGAGGTCATCTGAAGGAGTAAAGTCAAAAAAATCAAGAGAGTTGGGGAAGAAAAAGTCTCGCTTGAAGAAAGAAGTCCACGAAACTACCATAAAATCTGGTGATCATGTAAATGGCAGTTCAAGACACAAAGAAGCTGGAAAGGAACGAGTGCCTAACAAAGTCAGTGGCAATAGATCGAAGAATGAGATTGATCCATGGTGGTTGGATCTTCCTTATGTTTTG TATGTATCCCATGCCAGGTTATTCTGA